The genomic stretch GAGGTTCCGGGTGTCGAGGTAAAGACTGGCGTCGCGATTCAGGCACAGATCGACGGCGTACCAGAGGCCATGCTCCTTCACCCGCCGGTTGCAGCCGGTGCCGGACAGGATCACGCCGCGTTTTTCCGCCTCGGTTTTTCCATTACGTGTTTTCAGGAGGATGACCCGGATCCAGGGGAGGCGTGTCTTCAGGTGGTGGCAGACCGTCTGGATCAGCGACACGGGGGCGGCGGCCAGCTCGGTGTAATCGTTCAGGAGGGCGGTGGATCCGTAGATATCGATGACGAGGGTGGGGCACCCTTCACTGAACCCGTTGAACAGCCGGAAGGCGGATTCGTGCCGGGACTCCATTAACTCCTGCCGTGCGGCAATCGCTCCATCCAACAGGTCCGTAATCAGCGCGGTATTCATGTGGCGATAAAATCGATCACCCCTTGAAAATCAGGAACAATCGGGCAACCGAGCGGGGCCAGTTTGCGTAGTGATTGGTGGCCGCCCGACATGAGGAGGCAGGGGATTCCCATGGCTTGGGCGACTTCGTAATCGTGGGTGGTGTCACCAATCAGTAATGCCCCCTTTTTGCTCAGGCCCGTTTGGTTAAACAAGGCGTGGCCCAAATCGATTTTCGAACTGGCATACAGATCATCGAGCCCGTAGATGTGATCGAACTGCGGCAGGATATGTCGTTCATTGATCATGCGCCGGAGGATCTTAAGTTCACAGGCCGAGAGGATGGAGTGGCCCAGTCCGCTGGCTCGGAGCGCGGAGAGCGCCGCGGGTGCGCCTGTGCGCAAGGCAGAGGTGGCTGATGCCGTCGCGTAGGCTCGGTGATAATCCGCAGCCACTTCGGCCCAATTCTCTTGCGATAAATCAAAGCCCAGTTTGAGGTAGTAATCGCGGACGGGGAAATCAAACACGTCCAGATATTGCTCGAGAGTGAGGGTGGGGAGGGTACGGGCCGTGAGCAGGACATTGATGGCGTCCACGCACGCCTGGACATCGTCCAGGAGGGTGCCGTTCCAATCCCAGATTATATGGTGGTATGAATGGATGTTCAGCCCTTCCAGAGTGTGACCTGCTCAAGCAGTCGCTCCAGGATCTCGGCTTCCGGGACCGTCGTCAGGAACGTGCCCTTCACATAGAGCGCGGCCTTCCCCTGGCCACCGGCAATGGCAATGTCCGACTCCCGGGCTTCCCCCGGTCCATTGACCAGGCAGCCCATGACGGCCACGGTGGGATGGGGGGCCGAAGGATGGGCGCGATAGTACTTGTCGAGTTCGGTCTCCACCTGCTGGGCCAACGCCACGACATTGATCTGGATCCGGCCACAGGTAGGGCAGGAAATAACGCTGGCTCCCGGCGGCCTCAAGCCGAAACAGCGTAACAGTTCGAGGCCCACCCGGACTTCCTGAACAGGGGAATCGGTCAGGGAGACCCGCAACGTGTCCCCGATCCCTTCGGCAATCAGCATGCCCATCGCCACACTCGACCGGATGGTTCCATTCAGCAGGGTACCCGCCTCGGTGACGCCCAGGTGGAGCGGATGGTCGGTGGTTTTAGATAAGAGCCGGTAGGCCAGCAGGGTCCGGGGGACATCAGATGCCTTGACGGAGATCTTGATCCAGGGATGGCCGGCCTCCTCGAGGATGCGGACATGCCGCATGGCACTTTCAACCAGGGCTTCGGCCGTGGCACTGCCATACTTTTCGAGCAGATCCTTCTCCAGAGAGCCGCCATTGACGCCGATGCGGATGGGGATTTTACGGCCAGCCGCCGCCTTCACCACCTCGCGTACCCGATCCAGACTTCCAATATTTCCGGGATTGATCCGTAGGCCGTCAACGCCGCCATCGAGGGCGATCAAGGCCAGTTTATGGTTGAAGTGGATGTCCGCGATCAGGGGGATAGTCACTTGTTTGCGGATGGCGGCGAGGGCGTGAGCGGCCTCCTCATCGATGACCGCGAGCCGGACGATATCACAGCCGGCCTCCTGAACCTCCTGAATCTGCATCACGGTGGCCGCAATGTTGCGGGTGTCCGTTTTCGTCATGGTCTGGACGCTGATCGGGGCCTGGCCACCCACCGCCACCGAACCGACCTGGATCTGGCGGGTGGGGCGACGCTGGATGTCAATGGCGGCGTGCATATTATTTGGCAGGTTCGGCGGGCGTATTGGTGACGGTGGCCGGCATATTGGTCGTGACGGCCGGCTTGCCATTCATCCATTTGTCGATTTTTCCGCCGATGGCCGTGTAACGGTAGGTGTCGCGCCCCGTCAGGAAGACAAAGAGCACGATCAGCAGGATGGCAAACAGGTTGGTCAGTCCGATAATGATTTTCGAGTGCAGCGGACGGCGGAAAATCATTTCCCACAGGGAGAAGACGATATGGCCGCCATCCAGCACGGGGATGGGCAGCAGGTTGATGATCGCCAGGTTGACGTTCAGGAAGCTGGTGAAGAAGACCGCAATCATGAAGCTCAGTTTCACCACATAATAATAGGCGATCAGAATGGCCAGCGGGCCACCGATCTGCTTGGCCGTATTGCCCGCCTGACCGGGGATCGTCAGGGCATGCAACGTCTGGAAGATGGCGGTCGAATGGAAGTGAATCTGGGACCAGGGGGAGGGATGAACGATCTTGTTGATGTCCACATCCACCTGCTTCGGGTTGAACTCGATGCCGATGCGGATCCGCTCCGTGGTCGGGTCGTAATCGGGGGTGACCAGGGTGGTCAGCGTCTTACCATCCCGTAAATAGGCCATGGAAACGGTTTTTCCTTTGTAACCCTGCATGAGGCTGATGAGGTGGGCCGGGCTGAAGATCTTCTGGCCATCAAACTCGCTCAGCAGGTCGCCCCGTTGAAACCCCGCCTTGGCGGCGCTCATTCCGGGCGTCACGTTGAACACCATGCAGAGTCCTTTGCTGTCGATCTTGCCGAGGGAGTCTGAGCCGGGCAGGACCAGGGTCAGCTTCTCCGAGACGCGTTGAACCCCGACGGTGGCGACCGTATATCGCGAGGAGGTCATCAGGAAGTCCACCCAGTTTTTGACCGGCTTGCCGTTCACGGACAGGATTTCATCGCCACAGCGCAGGCCATTGGTGTAGGCCTCGCTGGAAAGTGCCACATAGCCGACGACCGAGGTTTCTTCGGCCACGGAGGCCGGCTTGCCGAAGAGATACACGCCCCAGGCGAGAATAAAGGCAAAGACCATATTGCCTGCGGCGCCGGCAATCGAGACGATGATGCGTTTCCAGGGCGCAATCGTGGGCAGCACCCGGGCGGGTTCCTTTTTATCGGCATCTGAGGGAGCGGCAGTCCCGGCCTCGGTCTCCCCTTGAATCAGGCTCATGCCGGTGGGATCCAGCTGGGGCAGGGCCACATAGCCACCCAGGGGAATGGCGCAAATTTTGTAAACCACGTCCTTGTGTTTCCGCTGCCAGATGGCGGGGCCGAACCCGATCGAGAAGACATCCACGGTCAGGCCGAAGTAACGGGCGGCGAGGAAATGGCCCAGTTCATGCACGAAGATGGAGAGGCCGAATAAAATGGCGACAATGGCAATGGTCAAAATGGCAGTGATCATGGGGTCAGGCTTTCTTTCGTCTGGCGGCGATCAGGCAGAGGCGTTTCGCTTCCTGTCGGCTCCAGTGGTCGGTTGCGTTAATCTGGTCCAAAGTGGGTTGGGCAATGACGGTGTGGCGGCTCATGACGGCTTCCACCGTATGCCAGATGCCCGCGAAGGTGATCTGGTTGTCCAGAAACGCCTGCACGGCGATTTCATTGGCGGCATTCAGCACGCAGGGCATGGTTCCGCCCGTGATGGCCGCCTGGCGGGCGAGGCCGAGGCAGGGGAATCGCGTCAGGTCGGGCGTGTCGAAATGCAGGGCACCCAAGGTGGCGAAGTCGAGCCGGGGCAGGTGGCCATCCTCGCGGTCCGGCCAGGTCAGGGCATGCTGGATGGCAAAACGCATGTCCGGCGGACTGAGCTGGGCCAGAATGCTGCCATCCACAAATTCGACCATCGAGTGGATGATGCTTTCGGGATGGATCACGACATCAATGCGGTCGTAGGGAATCCCGAAGAGCCAGTGGGCCTCCATGATTTCCAGCCCCTTATTCATCAGGGTGGCTGAATCAATGCTCACCTTGGGCCCCATGTTCCAGCGGGGATGTTTCAGCGCCTGGGCCGCGGTCACCTTGTCGAAATCAATGGCGCGGTTCGCGCCGAACGGACCGCCGGAGGCGGTGAGAATCAGCCGGCGGATAGAGGAGGCCGGCTTGCCTTCCAGGCATTGGAAAATGGCACTGTGTTCGCTATCCACGGGCAGCAGGCG from bacterium encodes the following:
- a CDS encoding HAD hydrolase-like protein, with the protein product MEGLNIHSYHHIIWDWNGTLLDDVQACVDAINVLLTARTLPTLTLEQYLDVFDFPVRDYYLKLGFDLSQENWAEVAADYHRAYATASATSALRTGAPAALSALRASGLGHSILSACELKILRRMINERHILPQFDHIYGLDDLYASSKIDLGHALFNQTGLSKKGALLIGDTTHDYEVAQAMGIPCLLMSGGHQSLRKLAPLGCPIVPDFQGVIDFIAT
- the ispG gene encoding flavodoxin-dependent (E)-4-hydroxy-3-methylbut-2-enyl-diphosphate synthase produces the protein MHAAIDIQRRPTRQIQVGSVAVGGQAPISVQTMTKTDTRNIAATVMQIQEVQEAGCDIVRLAVIDEEAAHALAAIRKQVTIPLIADIHFNHKLALIALDGGVDGLRINPGNIGSLDRVREVVKAAAGRKIPIRIGVNGGSLEKDLLEKYGSATAEALVESAMRHVRILEEAGHPWIKISVKASDVPRTLLAYRLLSKTTDHPLHLGVTEAGTLLNGTIRSSVAMGMLIAEGIGDTLRVSLTDSPVQEVRVGLELLRCFGLRPPGASVISCPTCGRIQINVVALAQQVETELDKYYRAHPSAPHPTVAVMGCLVNGPGEARESDIAIAGGQGKAALYVKGTFLTTVPEAEILERLLEQVTLWKG
- the rseP gene encoding RIP metalloprotease RseP, producing MITAILTIAIVAILFGLSIFVHELGHFLAARYFGLTVDVFSIGFGPAIWQRKHKDVVYKICAIPLGGYVALPQLDPTGMSLIQGETEAGTAAPSDADKKEPARVLPTIAPWKRIIVSIAGAAGNMVFAFILAWGVYLFGKPASVAEETSVVGYVALSSEAYTNGLRCGDEILSVNGKPVKNWVDFLMTSSRYTVATVGVQRVSEKLTLVLPGSDSLGKIDSKGLCMVFNVTPGMSAAKAGFQRGDLLSEFDGQKIFSPAHLISLMQGYKGKTVSMAYLRDGKTLTTLVTPDYDPTTERIRIGIEFNPKQVDVDINKIVHPSPWSQIHFHSTAIFQTLHALTIPGQAGNTAKQIGGPLAILIAYYYVVKLSFMIAVFFTSFLNVNLAIINLLPIPVLDGGHIVFSLWEMIFRRPLHSKIIIGLTNLFAILLIVLFVFLTGRDTYRYTAIGGKIDKWMNGKPAVTTNMPATVTNTPAEPAK
- a CDS encoding 1-deoxy-D-xylulose-5-phosphate reductoisomerase, with product MKKKIVILGSTGSIGENAIRVAAALPSRLKIIGIASNTSASRLLEQSAEFKIKHVAIADPDVAAATRQNSPRNIRLYSGESGVETLAALPDADLVLCAMVGMAGLKPVLAALKQGTDVAIATKEVLVAAGSMVMECARRNKARLLPVDSEHSAIFQCLEGKPASSIRRLILTASGGPFGANRAIDFDKVTAAQALKHPRWNMGPKVSIDSATLMNKGLEIMEAHWLFGIPYDRIDVVIHPESIIHSMVEFVDGSILAQLSPPDMRFAIQHALTWPDREDGHLPRLDFATLGALHFDTPDLTRFPCLGLARQAAITGGTMPCVLNAANEIAVQAFLDNQITFAGIWHTVEAVMSRHTVIAQPTLDQINATDHWSRQEAKRLCLIAARRKKA